The Quercus robur chromosome 7, dhQueRobu3.1, whole genome shotgun sequence genome has a segment encoding these proteins:
- the LOC126693581 gene encoding uncharacterized protein LOC126693581 isoform X1, translated as MARRKANLRTRPKSVTLERASSQDANEVGDQETHEASTQGSDVQPAIRVTRGPNKYLEIWDLLDDQEIELPLNSMHQPVDEGARTFTGFLGTIARKPHMCPIKYLDWKAMPEKLKEECWRLVKRKYQVPDNPKAYEGLKKFTLQKIGKAWRDHKCRLKAKHYIPHSRNKARVKSNRPRKCILEDWDILVDHWYTDDAVIESDKNKDRRSKQDDIHTGGSCGYVMHAAKKAKTDGHPIERAVLFQILRTRKDGSAVNPVMKEKMDKMKELLVDPKNQLQSFDRSGSIAWSTDDVFAKVMGKERKGRIRGVGFGPTPSGQSSKTTLTDSEIQSSQARDNELAQLKASLATMEEKLVGFDKMKEKISQFEEMEQRMARMFQQMQQISTQCNQDAPLIEQSPALSKSSAASHQPRSL; from the exons ATGGCAAGGCGAAAGGCAAATCTGCGCACACGTCCCAAGAGTGTAACATTGGAAAGAGCTTCTTCACAAGATGCGAATGAAGTGGGAGACCAAGAAACGCATGAAGCTTCTACACAAG GATCAGATGTGCAACCAGCTATACGTGTCACTCGCGGGCCAAACAAGTACTTAGAAATTTGGGATCTTCTCGATGACCAAGAAATTGAGTTGCCACTAAATAGTATGCATCAGCCGGTTGATGAGGGAGCGAGGACTTTCACTGGTTTCTTGGGTACGATTGCACGGAAACCCCACATGTGCCCGATTAAATACCTTGATTGGAAGGCCATGCCAGAAAAACTTAAAGAAGAGTGTTGGCGTCTTGTAAAG CGAAAATACCAAGTCCCTGATAATCCTAAGGCATATGAGGGTCTGAAGAAATTTACTTTACAAAAAATTGGGAAGGCTTGGAGAGATCATAAGTGTAGGCTGAAGGCTAAGCATTATATACCGCAttcaagaaacaaagcacgGGTGAAGAGCAATCGACCTAGGAAATGCATACTAGAAGATTGGGATATACTTGTTGATCATTGGTATACTGATGATGCAGTG ATAGAGTCAGATAAGAATAAGGATCGTCGTTCTAAACAGGATGACATACATACTGGTGGTTCGTGTGGCTATGTTATGCACGCTGCAAAAAAG GCAAAAACGGATGGACATCCTATAGAGCGTGCAGTATTATTTCAAATTCTACGTACTCGTAAAGATGGATCTGCAGTTAATCCtgtaatgaaagaaaaaatg GATAAAATGAAGGAATTGTTGGTTGACCCTAAGAATCAATTGCAGTCATTTGACAGAAGTGGGAGTATTGCATGGTCAACAGATGATGTGTTTGCCAAAGTGATGGGTAAGGAGCGCAAAGGTCGCATTCGTGGGGTAGGATTTGGTCCAACCCCAAGTGGTCAAAGTAGCAAGACTACTCTCACGGACAGTGAAATACAATCAAGTCAAGCAAGGGACAACGAACTTGCACAATTGAAGGCTTCCTTGGCTACTATGGAGGAGAAACTAGTAGGTTTTGacaaaatgaaggaaaaaattaGTCAATTCGAAGAAATGGAGCAAAGAATGGCTCGCATGTTTCAACAAATGCAACAAATTTCTACACAATGCAATCAG GATGCTCCTTTGATCGAACAATCTCCAGCTCTCTCCAAATCATCAGCCGCATCTCATCAACCAAGAAGCTTATAA
- the LOC126693581 gene encoding uncharacterized protein LOC126693581 isoform X2 — protein sequence MARRKANLRTRPKSVTLERASSQDANEVGDQETHEASTQDVQPAIRVTRGPNKYLEIWDLLDDQEIELPLNSMHQPVDEGARTFTGFLGTIARKPHMCPIKYLDWKAMPEKLKEECWRLVKRKYQVPDNPKAYEGLKKFTLQKIGKAWRDHKCRLKAKHYIPHSRNKARVKSNRPRKCILEDWDILVDHWYTDDAVIESDKNKDRRSKQDDIHTGGSCGYVMHAAKKAKTDGHPIERAVLFQILRTRKDGSAVNPVMKEKMDKMKELLVDPKNQLQSFDRSGSIAWSTDDVFAKVMGKERKGRIRGVGFGPTPSGQSSKTTLTDSEIQSSQARDNELAQLKASLATMEEKLVGFDKMKEKISQFEEMEQRMARMFQQMQQISTQCNQDAPLIEQSPALSKSSAASHQPRSL from the exons ATGGCAAGGCGAAAGGCAAATCTGCGCACACGTCCCAAGAGTGTAACATTGGAAAGAGCTTCTTCACAAGATGCGAATGAAGTGGGAGACCAAGAAACGCATGAAGCTTCTACACAAG ATGTGCAACCAGCTATACGTGTCACTCGCGGGCCAAACAAGTACTTAGAAATTTGGGATCTTCTCGATGACCAAGAAATTGAGTTGCCACTAAATAGTATGCATCAGCCGGTTGATGAGGGAGCGAGGACTTTCACTGGTTTCTTGGGTACGATTGCACGGAAACCCCACATGTGCCCGATTAAATACCTTGATTGGAAGGCCATGCCAGAAAAACTTAAAGAAGAGTGTTGGCGTCTTGTAAAG CGAAAATACCAAGTCCCTGATAATCCTAAGGCATATGAGGGTCTGAAGAAATTTACTTTACAAAAAATTGGGAAGGCTTGGAGAGATCATAAGTGTAGGCTGAAGGCTAAGCATTATATACCGCAttcaagaaacaaagcacgGGTGAAGAGCAATCGACCTAGGAAATGCATACTAGAAGATTGGGATATACTTGTTGATCATTGGTATACTGATGATGCAGTG ATAGAGTCAGATAAGAATAAGGATCGTCGTTCTAAACAGGATGACATACATACTGGTGGTTCGTGTGGCTATGTTATGCACGCTGCAAAAAAG GCAAAAACGGATGGACATCCTATAGAGCGTGCAGTATTATTTCAAATTCTACGTACTCGTAAAGATGGATCTGCAGTTAATCCtgtaatgaaagaaaaaatg GATAAAATGAAGGAATTGTTGGTTGACCCTAAGAATCAATTGCAGTCATTTGACAGAAGTGGGAGTATTGCATGGTCAACAGATGATGTGTTTGCCAAAGTGATGGGTAAGGAGCGCAAAGGTCGCATTCGTGGGGTAGGATTTGGTCCAACCCCAAGTGGTCAAAGTAGCAAGACTACTCTCACGGACAGTGAAATACAATCAAGTCAAGCAAGGGACAACGAACTTGCACAATTGAAGGCTTCCTTGGCTACTATGGAGGAGAAACTAGTAGGTTTTGacaaaatgaaggaaaaaattaGTCAATTCGAAGAAATGGAGCAAAGAATGGCTCGCATGTTTCAACAAATGCAACAAATTTCTACACAATGCAATCAG GATGCTCCTTTGATCGAACAATCTCCAGCTCTCTCCAAATCATCAGCCGCATCTCATCAACCAAGAAGCTTATAA